AGAACAACCGCCGACCACCCGAGCTGCTGCCGCGTGACGAGGTCGCGCGTGCCATCAACGCGGAGATCAAGGCCGGACGCGGCTCACCGCACGGCGGCATCTACCTCGACATCGCCTCGCGCCGGGACCCCGACTACATCCGCAAGCGGCTGCCGTCGATGTACCACCAGTTCAAGGAGCTGGCCGACGTCGACATCACCGCCGAGCCGATGGAGATCGGGCCGACCTGCCACTACGTGATGGGCGGTGTCGAGGTCGACCCCGACACGCAGCAGAGCGCGGTCACCGGTCTCTACGCGGCCGGCGAGGTGTCCGGAGGGATGCACGGCTCCAACCGGTTGGGCGGCAACAGCCTGTCCGACCTGCTGGTGTTCGGCCGCCGGGCGGGCGAGGCCGCGGCGGCGTACGTCGCGGGCCTGGCGTCGCGACCCACCGTCAGCGACCGCGACGTCCGGGCTGGCGAGTGGAGCGCGCTCACGCCGTTCAACGCCGAGGTGGGCGACAACCCCTACACGATCCAGCACGAGCTGCAGCAGGCGATGAACGACCTGGTCGGCATCATCCGCACCGGTGGCGAGCTGGAGGAGGCGCTCGCCGCGATCGAGGAGCTGAAGAAGCGCGCCACGACGATGAGCGTGGACGGGCACCGTCAGTACAACCCGGGCTGGCACCTCGCGCTCGACCTGCGCAACATGCTCGTCGTCTCCGAGGCCATCGCCCGTGCCGCGCTGCTGCGCACCGAGTCGCGCGGCGGACACACCCGCGACGACTACCCGCAGACCGACGACTCGTGGGGCACCAAGAACCTGGTGGTGCGGCTCGACGACGCCGGCACGGGCGTCACGGTCACCGAGCAGCCGCTGCCGGCCATGCCCGACGAGCTGAAGTCCTACTTCGACACCGCCGGACAGGGGAGCTGACCATGGGATACGACCTGAAGCTCCGCATCTGGCGGGGCGACGTGGACGGCGGCGAGCTGCGCGACTACTCCGTGGAGGTCTCGGAGGGCGAGGTCGTCCTCGACGCCCTGCACCGGCTGCAGGCCACCCAGACCGGCGACCTCGCGATCAGGTGGAACTGCAAGGCCGGCAAGTGCGGCTCCTGCAGCGCGGAGATCAACGGCCGGCCCCGGCTGATGTGCATGACGCGGCTGTCGGACTTCGCCGAGGACGAGGTCATCACGGTCACCCCGATGCGTACCTTCCCCGTGATCCGCGACCTGGTCACCGACGTCTCCTTCAACTACCGCAAGGCCCGGCAGCTCCCCGGCGCCGAGCTGGGCCCCCGCGACCCGGACGGCAAGCGGCGGATGATGCAGGTCGACGTCGAGCGCGGCCAGGAGTACCGCAAGTGCATCGAGTGCTTCCTGTGCCAGGACGTGTGCCACGTCGTCCGCGACCACGAGGACAACAAGGAGGCCTTCGCCGGCCCACGGTTCTTCCTGCGGTACGCCGAGCTCGACATGCACCCGCTCGACACCCACGACCGTCGGCAGCTGGCGCAGGAGGCCGCCGGGCTCGGGATGTGCAACATCACCAAGTGCTGCACCGAGGTGTGCCCCGAGGGGATCCGGATCACCGACAACGCGATCATCCCAATGAAGGAGCGCGTGGTGGACCGGAAGTACGACCCGCTGGTGTGGCTGGGCAACAAGATCGGCATCCGCAACAAGGACAACGAGGGCCGCACCGAGGTGTGAGGCCCCCGGGGGTCATCGGCCGCTGCGTAGGCTCGACACATGGCTGCCGAATCGACGATGGTCCCGCTCGGGACACCGCTGCCCGCCTTCCGGCTCCCCTCCGCGACGGGGGAGGAGGTCGCCGCCGAGGACTACGACGGCCGGATGCTCCTGGTGGCGTTCCTCAGCCAGCACTGCCCCTACGTCCAGCACGTCGAGCAGGGCCTCGGCGAGCTGCTCGCCCGTCACCCCGAGCTCGCCGTGGTCGGCGTGTGCAGCAACGACACCGGCATCTCACCCGACGACACCCCTGACCGCCTGGCCGAGCAGGCCGAGCGGGCGGGGTGGGGGTTCCCCTACCTGGTCGACGAGTCGCAGGAGGTGGGCCGTGCCTTCGGCGCCGCCTGCACGCCCGACTTCTTCCTCTTCGACGCCGAGGGCCGGTTGGCCTACCGCGGGGCGATGGACGACTCCAGCCCGGGCAACGGTCGACCGGTGACCGGGGAGCTGCTGGAGGGGGCGATCGTCGCCGTCGGGAACGGCGAGACGGTGCCCGAGCCGCACCGCCCCGCCATGGGGTGCTCGATCAAGTGGCGGTGAACCGCTGAGCCTCAGGCGGCCCAGGCCCAGTCGACCCGCGGCCCCCCGGCCCCGGTCCGACCTCGGATGAGTGCCGCGGCGGTGGAGGCGTAGGTGTGTCCGGTCGGGGTCGTGGTCGTGACGCCGTGGCCGGGGCCGGGTCGTGGTCGGGCTGACCACCCGTGGGCCTGCTTGGCGTGGTTGCACGCTTGGCACAGTCCCTGGCCGTTGTCGGCGCTCGTGGGGCCGCCGTCGGCATGAGACACGACGTGGTCGACGTGGCGAACCGGGGCGCCGCACCAAGGGGTGCGACAGCGTCGGTCACGCAGGGCGATGAGCTCGGACAGTGCGCGCGGGAAGGTACGTGAGCGGGACTCCATGGCCACCAGCTGACCGGTGACCGGGTCGGCGAACAGGCGGCGGAGCTCGAGCCCACCGCCCGATGCCAGGGCCTGCCGGATCCAGTCACGGACCGTGCTTGCGGGGACCGCGCCGTGTCCGGGGATGTCGGCCGCCTCGTCGGTCTCGGCGAGGAGTGCGTCGACGCCGATGACCACGTTGACCCGGACCGTGCTGCTCGCATCCACGGTGCCACCCAGGACCCGGTCGACGAGGGTGTCCGCCATGATCTGTCCCCGCCCGCGGCCGTCGCCTGCGGCCACGAGTCGGTCGGCCTCGGCCCGGAGGGCGGCGTAGACCGCGACGCCGGCCTTGACCGGCAGGTGTCCGGTGAGCCAGGTCATCGTGTCGGGGGCGGGTCGGATCGTGACGTGACGGTCGCCCTCAGCCTTGCTGCGACGGGCGACCACCGACGCGGGGTCGAGCTCGGACGCCAGCGCGCGGGCCCGGTCGCCGAGCTCACGTGGTCCCATCTGCTCGGCCGCGACGGGGTCGCCGCACAAGCTCCGGTCGATCTGTTGCCGGTCGTGGAGGCTGAGGCACGCGGTCTCTCGGGCCAGCAGCGTCGCCGACCACTCGGTGATCCGGCCGGTGCGGAGCGCAGCGAGCGTGCACGGCATCTCGCGGGTCAGGACCGTGGCGAGCGCGAGGAGTCGCTGGCCCCGGTGCGGGGAGACCCGTCGGGCCAGCGCGACCTCGTGAGCGACGCCTCGACCCTGCCGGTCGCCGGGGACCCCGCGTGCCGCGGCGGACGCCCTCCGGGACGCGTCGAGGTCGGCGGCCACGACCGCCTGGATGCCCTCCGCGGCGCTCTTGAGGACCTCGAGGGCGCGGAGCAGGTCGACCCGGGCGGCATCGTCGAGACCGTCGACCTCGCCCGCGAGCGACCTCGCGAACGCCAGCACGTCGTCGGCCAGCGGCGTGG
The genomic region above belongs to Nocardioides coralli and contains:
- a CDS encoding succinate dehydrogenase/fumarate reductase iron-sulfur subunit, with product MGYDLKLRIWRGDVDGGELRDYSVEVSEGEVVLDALHRLQATQTGDLAIRWNCKAGKCGSCSAEINGRPRLMCMTRLSDFAEDEVITVTPMRTFPVIRDLVTDVSFNYRKARQLPGAELGPRDPDGKRRMMQVDVERGQEYRKCIECFLCQDVCHVVRDHEDNKEAFAGPRFFLRYAELDMHPLDTHDRRQLAQEAAGLGMCNITKCCTEVCPEGIRITDNAIIPMKERVVDRKYDPLVWLGNKIGIRNKDNEGRTEV
- a CDS encoding thioredoxin family protein; amino-acid sequence: MAAESTMVPLGTPLPAFRLPSATGEEVAAEDYDGRMLLVAFLSQHCPYVQHVEQGLGELLARHPELAVVGVCSNDTGISPDDTPDRLAEQAERAGWGFPYLVDESQEVGRAFGAACTPDFFLFDAEGRLAYRGAMDDSSPGNGRPVTGELLEGAIVAVGNGETVPEPHRPAMGCSIKWR
- a CDS encoding HNH endonuclease, whose translation is MIERTASARPGAATPLADDVLAFARSLAGEVDGLDDAARVDLLRALEVLKSAAEGIQAVVAADLDASRRASAAARGVPGDRQGRGVAHEVALARRVSPHRGQRLLALATVLTREMPCTLAALRTGRITEWSATLLARETACLSLHDRQQIDRSLCGDPVAAEQMGPRELGDRARALASELDPASVVARRSKAEGDRHVTIRPAPDTMTWLTGHLPVKAGVAVYAALRAEADRLVAAGDGRGRGQIMADTLVDRVLGGTVDASSTVRVNVVIGVDALLAETDEAADIPGHGAVPASTVRDWIRQALASGGGLELRRLFADPVTGQLVAMESRSRTFPRALSELIALRDRRCRTPWCGAPVRHVDHVVSHADGGPTSADNGQGLCQACNHAKQAHGWSARPRPGPGHGVTTTTPTGHTYASTAAALIRGRTGAGGPRVDWAWAA